One window of Quercus robur chromosome 12, dhQueRobu3.1, whole genome shotgun sequence genomic DNA carries:
- the LOC126709588 gene encoding uncharacterized protein LOC126709588 yields MEGISAGVYKGLRSYWRRRGYEKLNGSGRRRRTKHVELGSNRRRRFWRIKIKPKIRLGSPKKFFVWLRDGYMKMMMGLANSRTFTSSGYGFATAGSMYDGINGLTRGPLKEYDDKMIVEFYKTLMMAQGALVPRDAAKLGSQIVCHR; encoded by the coding sequence atgGAAGGTATATCTGCTGGGGTGTACAAAGGTTTAAGAAGCTACTGGAGGAGGAGAGGCTACGAGAAGCTAAACGGGTCGGGTCGTAGGCGTAGGACGAAGCATGTGGAGCTGGGTTCGAACCGGAGGAGAAGGTTTTGGCGGATCAAGATCAAACCAAAGATTCGTTTGGGTTCACCAAAGAAGTTCTTCGTTTGGCTTCGTGATGGGTACATGAAGATGATGATGGGTTTAGCTAACTCACGCACTTTCACCTCCAGTGGCTATGGTTTTGCTACTGCTGGGTCCATGTACGATGGGATTAATGGGCTCACCAGGGGCCCACTTAAGGAGTACGATGATAAGATGATCGTTGAGTTCTACAAGACTCTGATGATGGCTCAGGGAGCTTTGGTGCCTCGCGATGCCGCAAAACTTGGCTCACAAATTGTTTGCCATCGGTAA